Sequence from the Camelina sativa cultivar DH55 unplaced genomic scaffold, Cs unpScaffold00675, whole genome shotgun sequence genome:
TATTTATagtttgagtctttgtattCACATGGTCTTTGTTTTAGCATTAGGATTTTGGTTATGAAAGATAGTTCGAATGGTTTTCAccacaaaacttgttttaaaacatattcaggaaggttttgtattaattatctCGACATTTTGTTAGATAGCTATGTTTTCACCGGTAAAcatataagaaggatttgaatgtaacattcaggaaggattatcatatatttatgaatgatttcttgaatttcaggaagaccgtcatgaaaaaaaaaacattaggaAGGAGTCATTGACGTTTAGGAAGAACTCCTCGAAATTTAGGAAGAATTCATTGACGTTTAGGAAGATCTTCCTAGAACATCATGTTGGATATTTCTATTTGCTACATTTATTGTAAACCACCAATATGTGCacataatcaaatcattatacatcactaatgaagtaatatgtgatacaataaagcaaaacacatataaagagatttaaaagcatatttttaaaaaatttaggaaggattccatagcttttaggaagctgttcttgaattttaggaagaccttccATAATGACGAACTCAAACTTCCACTCAAGTGCCAATTttcccatcttcatcatcaactctctgctttgttcttGAAATGTTTCTCATcatgtatatcatcaatcacTTGAGTTAGACCTGAAAACCTTATTCAACAACATGATCAGTccatgaattcaatttttgttttaacattactTCAAGAGATATCTTATATATCACCCCACATTTAAACTAGTTCTGCAACATTACCAGATTGATTAACCTTAAAACCCCAAGAAACACTAATTACTTTGATGAATATAGTCATAAACAATAAGTTCTGCAACTTTTTAGATCTTGAGTAAGTCCTATTTATAGACCTATTCATCTAGGTATTGAACACATAAATCTCAAATAACTTACCATACTAGTCTTTTATACTTTCAAATCCGAATACATATCCGAATATGCccaatatataattacatagTAATAATATCttagtaatatttatacttGTAATAAATTAGGTGgctaaaagtttaaatttttggatattttaaatattcatgtATTACAACTTTTTTGAGTAcatttaggtaaaaaaaatttgtaatttttagatattttagtttttttcaaaTAGTTTGAATAGATCTGGAcacaaaattttggatttttgaatACTTTGGATAACCgaatccaaacccaaaaaatcCAATCCAAATCCGACATTTGAAAATATCAGAACGGATTTTagaattataaattcaaacccGAAATATCCGATCCAAATCTGatccgaatgcccaggcctaatatTACcgttacttgtatatatataaaatcaagttctaagtagtttaaaaatataaaaaataagaaaatcatgttaataaaaaattatgaagaagatatgaagtagatgtttttacatttttatatcaatgattttgttttcagaaaAGTTTAGAATATGTTTTCTAACtttattataaattctaaaaaaactatagaatgcataatctaatttttttcaaaacatgtaCAATGGAAGGTACAAATagacaaacattaaaaaaaataaaaatcttttacAACTTTCCCTTATCAATTTTATTCTTACACTTACTTACTTAATAAACACATATAAAATTcgattatgtattttaaaaaagtaaatacgATTAGGATATAACGCCATAGGTCGTTAGTATTTGGATTTGATAACACTAGAGTTTGTATCACATAACATATGACTTGTAAGTCAATCTTCCAAACTGTAGTTCATGTTTAGTTGTTTTACGTTGTTGACCCAATTATTACAAGAACTAGATTatgagcacgggttgaaatttttttaatttatattataattttagaataaaatataatttatatgattatttttaaaagttttttggataaaatactATGCaataaatcatatgctaaatatgaaggtttgagaaaaatacttattttgtaattttattattattaattttgtaattttatgtatgagaaatgattatgtttattgtttgtttttattttaatttttgaacatgctcggtgaaagttttttaatatgatctgtgcttaggtaagattttattttcaactgtacaataagatctcggaaatcttgattaagtgtgataaccaagattttttttttaaagcataacagtatatttttctgtctaaccatatattttttttttgtcaacaactttaaTTGATTAGCTTAAAACAGTCAATGTGAAGGAACAGCGTTTAaccggcaaaaaaaaaaaaaagaaggaacagCGTTTACAAATAAACTCAATAGCAGTTCGGCCCGTACTTTACGAGACaccttcttcaccaaatctgagcaGTCGGTTACGAACACCAcatctctcttgtttgcttCTATCATACACTTCATTGCCCACACCAAGGCTTCCACCTCTGCGTGTAGAGCTGACAAGCTACGACGGAGGTTTGCAGCCCCCATAGTTGGCGAGGGGTCTTCATAGCGGGAACAAAACCACCCTatacctgcaaaaaaaaaatcactttccttccaagaaccatcaatgaAACACCTGAAACCCGAATAACTCGTGGTGTGTACAGGACCGAGAGGGAGTGGTTGCGGCTCATGTAGAATTTCTAATTGAGCTGAAGTCCAAGCCTTTTCCTCACTCTCTGCAAGTTGTATAACATCTCTGAGATCTTTGTCCAAAGCCTCAAAAAACTTTTCGTTCCTTTCTTTCCAGATGTACCATAACAACCAAGGAAACATGGAAGTATTAGCAACCTTCGGCGTGCGCCAGAAAAGATAATCCATATTTGCATATAACGACTTCGATTGGAAAACGCCCGGAGCTGTTGGAACCTGAGAAAGTGCCCAAGTTTGGAGAGCAGGCGGGCATAGGAAAATGGCATGATTTATAGATTCCTGCGGATCGCCACACCGACTGCACCCTGGGTCACACCCTATACCTCGATTGTGTAAATTCCTCGTGACAGCTACACAACCAGAAAGGaattgccacataaaatgttttacCTTAGGTGGACACTTGACTTTCCAAACATAAGCTTCAACGACCGAATATCCGGGCCACAAACCCCCACCAGCGGATCCTTATGAATTGTCTGGTAACCCGATTAAACCGTATATTTGCCAGTTTTGGTAAAATGCCAACCTAGAGAATCCATAGAATGAGGGGTCCTCAACAGCATAGCGCTTATCAAAGAGACATCTTCCGAGACAAAGGTAGTAGTGAGCAAGTCAATCTTCCACGAATTTGTCCCTGTGTCAATGAAGTGGTCCACTGTAAGTGACGCGTCAACATTAGAGTCTTGTTGTAAAGCTGGCCTCGGGATTAAGCTGGTATCCAGGGATCTTTTCACACTGAAATGGAAGCCCCAGACCCATCTcttttaataagccctttatttACCAGAGGTCGTGCGGAGATAATACTCCTCCATCCATAAGATGGGGAATATGATTTGATAGGTTCCAAAGGATCTGATTTACGGAAATACTGACCTATAAATACTCTCGAGAAAAGCGAGTCCGGCACCGATATTAGCCGCCATAATTGTTTGGCAAGGAGAGCAGTATTAAAATCATCTACGCTCCAAAAACTCAAACCACCATTCGTTTTGCTAGAGCAAAGCTTATTCCAGGCCATCCAATGCATTCTCCCCAAGTGACCGTTAGTATTACACCAAATGTTTGATACAGCACTTGTTAGTTTTGCCATGACTGATTTTGGGAgacgaaaacaagacatcatgTGGGTAGGTAAAGCGGTAGCAACAGATTTAAAACTTTTATCTGACAAAAGAACACATAAAGGCTTCATACCATGGTTAATGGGTGGTCTTCAAAACTTTTATCTAAGGGGCCAAAGAGGTAATGATAAAATCTGTTGCTACCGTTTTAACTACCCACGTGATGTCTTGTCTAACCGTAtgtattttgtaacaatacatgaaatactaaagattttattttggaaattgtataaatcattggaatattttatttaagaggattttttgggatattcttaagtgtattcatacaGCCCacagattgaccaattaatctataactttttttttgtaaccaacctatatttaatttataacctattttgtaaccaacttataaaaattatatagccTACAAGTGTTCTTCCATTTTATGATACATGGGGTATATAAAACCACGGACGCCAATAAATCAAATTGAGGttgtgatttaaattaaaatatgatttttatttcatgGCATTTTGATTACAAAGAGAAACTACATGCCTTTTCATAGTCATAGGAAAAACATATAAGTAAATCAATGGAtcaacaattttaattaatagcAACAACATTTTTGAGGTTGAGAGGGAGACAGTGTGGTACATCCTCCTGCCGCATACCCCGATGTCATGCAGTCCACATGGCATTTATAATCATCATATGAAGGCGTACATGTATCAAAGCACTTTAGGCCGTTGATCTTTGCTTTGATCTCTGCACATATATACACAAACTCCATATTAATCTAAGTATAACATATAACTATGACATGCCACATAACATTTTCAGAAATACATATCATTTGATCATTTCTCAAAACTATTGTATATTGCTTTAAAGATTTTATATGATCAAATTTTAACTAATAACTACTGTAATtgcaataattattatacatatatcaaatttaaaaatacctGATGCCATAGCCTTTTGTGGAGACGACGAGATAGCCAATATAACTACAAGAAAAAGAGTCAATAAGATTTTTGTGTAacccatttttattttgttgaataaACAATGGTCTGCAACTTTTTAGATCTTGAGTAAGTCCTATTTATAGACCTATTCATTTAGGTATTGAACACATAAATCCCAAATAACTTACCATACtagtgttttatatttttattaccaTTAAGAGTTTTTTCCATATTTGTcaacatcatatatattttgagtcaaaagtttgaataagcaattaagaaaaaatcttgGAATTGAacacattatttattatttacttccAGAACAacctcaaatttttttaaaaaaaatatttattatcttGCTGTCATTAGCCTTTCATTTTTGTGGATAAtatatatcccctatataataaaacagaactacacaaccttttttgtagactatataatatgggttataaaattaattatttgatatttgataggttatacgTTATAtgagttgtaagttgtaaccattAATTAAATCTCAATTTAGAAGtccttttaaaaagtatattcgaaagaatatcatcaaatctccaaataatatttaattaactatatataagtaacaaaatctcaaaacttaATCACTCTTCCGCGGACTAAGAGTGATTTCcgattatacttttttttatagaataacAAAATCCAAGCGGGGATGAAGGAGGATGTTACGAAATTTAAGAAAGTTCTCACAAAATGAAAttgggaaatcattgagaaatttTCAGTCACCAAGGTGTTAGAGCATGGGCATTTGCCTATTTTTCAGGAGTTTATGGATCCGGAAGATATTTTGGTTATTCAGAATTTGACGATTAGTAAAACTTTCAAGCTGATCTGTTGGTATGGTGAAACAATCCTTCcctttttctaataataataataataataataataataataataattctctagtgatctcatacccactaacaacctagcaaaattcaacaacagcggataaccaaacaattccattaaaccaataaaaattctaacaacaaataatcCATTAAACCAACAAAGTCAATAACCaaattccaacatcctacaatatTCTATCAACTCGATTCTAgtaacctaacaatagctagaccacaatcaatcaagcctctagaacatcctcctcctcaaaGCCTTGATTCaacgatcacactttacctttaccttcaccacaaacacaaattgagatgcatgagtattgtcataaacactcagtgaggcaatcctcacatctactaggctatacacacaagcaactgagacaCCAAtgtaatcaaacaacaagcaaacacaaacaaaccggGAAAACAAGTGTCAGAtaaggttggtgtcgaccgacaccaaaatgatgtcgaccgacaccaaaatGATGTCGACCGTCACTGactgctggtgtcgaccgacactgtcCATtaatgtcgatcgacaccagctccGCACACACGTTCTGCTTGAAGCCGATCATCGATTCTCCATTTCTACAGACTATAACCTTTCCCTactgcatcagaacacaacccaacccaactCGAGAAGGATCTGTATACACAACGTAAGGCTCGTTCTGCTCTGgcagtgctaacaccggcgtggtagtcagcATCTGCTTAAGGCTTGCAAAACTTGCATCACACTCCAGCGACCACACAAATGGAAcctccttccctgtaagcttggTCATCGGATAGCCAGACTCACAAAACCCAAATGAATCTCTTGTAGTAACCCGCCAACCCCAGGAAACTCCTAATCTtagtggcactctgcggccttggccactccctgatggcaTGAATCTTCTtgggatccactgaaactccgtctgcagaaacaatgtgacccaagAATCCCGTCTCCCGCTGCCTGAAACTGCAcgtactcagcttagcaaacaacttctgcacccacagcttctccagaactgctctcaaatgtaTTGCATGCCCTTCAGGACTCTTGTAATATActaggatatcgtcgatgaaaatgatgacagacacatccagaaacttcTGAAACATGTTGttcataaatcttataaacGCTGCTAGCGCGTTCGTCAAACcgaacggcatcaccacaaactcgtAATGCCCATATTTGGTcatgaatgcagtcttcctcacatctgcgtCATGTATTAGGATCTGATGGTAACCCGATGCCaagtcaat
This genomic interval carries:
- the LOC104773857 gene encoding defensin-like protein 50, with protein sequence MGYTKILLTLFLVVILAISSSPQKAMASEIKAKINGLKCFDTCTPSYDDYKCHVDCMTSGYAAGGCTTLSPSQPQKCCCY